The DNA sequence CGCAGAATCGGGTCCGAAATGCTCCAACGGAGGACTTCAACCTGAGCTGGGACATTAAAGAGCGAGTAAGTCAAGACTTGGTCTTCTGATTTCTTATACGTCAGATTCAGAGATTGCAGAGGAGGATGCAGCCCTATCATAGCAATCTATCTCATTTTCAGTCTATCTTTCTCCACGCAGCCGTAGGCGCATTCCATTTGATATACTGGCATATACTTTGATTTTCGACGAAAGTGGATTTGAAAATCTCAGTTAAGCGCATAAGAAAAACACACCTAGACCATTGCTCCAAGGAGCGTTTCGGTCACTAGTGTGTTTTAAACATTATATAGCTTTTTTATCTTGTCCTAGGGCCCTTTGGACAGCCTTGACTATTTCAACTAGAACGACAATGAGGAGACTGGCAATAATAACAGCCAACCATTGAGCCGCATCGAGGTAGGAAACGTGGAAGAGCTTGTTAAAACCAGGTACCACGATAGTCATCATAAGAATTAGGAAGGCTACTGGGATTGCCCAGTTAAAGGTTGGGTTACTAAATGGTCTAACCTTGAAAATCGATTGATAAACCGACTTAACATTAAAGGCGTGGAGGAGTTGGATCAGACCCAGGGTTGCGAAGGTCATAGTCAAAGCATCCGCATGCATCATCTGACTATCGGTATGTTCTGGGAACATCAGAGCCCAGCCGTAAATACCAATAACCAGAGCTGTTTGCAGGAGACCTTGATAGATGACAGCTCCAAAGACCCCACCGTCAAAGAAGTTGGACTTACGGCCACGTGGTTTATGGGTCATAACACCAGGTTCCGCCGGTTCAACTCCGAGAGCAATGGCTGGTAGGGTGTCGGTTACCAAGTTAATCCACAGAAGATGGACAGGTTGGAGAACATCCCAGCCAAAGAGGGTAGCCAAGAAAATGGTGAAAACTTCAGCCATATTAGCTGAAAGCAGGTACTGGATAGATTTTTGGATGTTGGAGAAGACCTTGCGCCCTTCTTCAACCGCAACAATAATCGTTGCGAAGTTATCATCCGCCAGAACCATATCGGAAGCCCCTTTAGACACTTCCGTTCCGGTGATTCCCATACCAATACCGATATCAGCGGTCTTAAGGGATGGGGCATCATTGACGCCGTCACCTGTCATGGCAACAACCTTGCCTTCATTTTGCCAAGCTTTAACGATACGCACCTTATGCTCTGGTGATACCCGAGCATAGACGGAGTATTTCCTAAAGACCTTTTGGAAATCATCGTCTGACAATTCATTGAGCTCAGCTCCGGTCAGGACGTGGTCCTGGCCGTCTTCCTCAATAATTCCCAAGCGCTTAGCGATAGCCTCTGCAGTATCTTGGTGGTCTCCAGTAATCATAATCGGACGGATACCAGCTTCCTTGGCTACCTCAACTGCATGGGCGGCTTCTGGCCGCTCAGGATCAATCATGCCGACTAAACCAGAGAAAATCAAATCGGCTTCAACAATCTCAGATTCCATAGTAGGAATTTCATCTACGCGCTTGTAGGCCATCATCAGCACCCGCAGGGCTTGCTTGGCCAAATCCTTGTTCGTAGCCAAGATCTCCTTTTTATCGGCTTCTGTGATGGGGCGGATTTGACCATTTTCCTCAATCTGTGTCACTCGCTTGAGCAACTGATCAGGAGCACCTTTGACAGCAACAAAGTAAGAATGATCAGTTTCTCTATGAATAGTTGACATGAGCTTGCGGTCTGAATCAAATGGCAACTCAGCCACACGAGGTTCAGCCTGCAAGACTTCGCGCACGTCAAAATTATGGTCAAAACCAAATTGAACTAGAGCAGTTTCTGTTGGATCACCAATCAGCTTACCCTGAGGGTCAACCTTGGTATCATTGGCAAAGTTCATAACCCGCAGAGTGTTATTTTCTGCAGAAATATCAGCAGCCGAAGATTGGAGATGACCGTTGGTATAAAGCTTCTCGACAGTCATCTGATTCATGGTCAGAGTACCAGTCTTATCTGAGGCGATAATTTCGGTTGAACCCAGTGTTTCGACAGCCGGTAGTTTACGCACGATAGAGTTACGTTTAGCCAAAGTCTTAGTCCCCATGGACAAGACAATGGTAACGATAGCAGGTAGACCTTCTGGTATTGCTGCAACAGCCAAAGCCACGGCTACCATAAGTCCGTTCAAAGGTTCTTCACCGCGGACAAAGATACCAACTAAGAAGGTAATCAGGGCGATAACAACAATTAAATAGGTTAGGGCCTTGGAAAGCTGAGTTAGGCTCTGTTTGAGCGGCGTCTCAGTCTCATCAGCATTGGCCAGCATATTAGCAATCTTGCCGACTTCGGTGTACATCCCTGTGTTGGCTACAACACCGGAACCACGTCCGTAAGTGACATTGGAATTTTGGTAGGCCATATTGAGGCGGTCACC is a window from the Streptococcus criceti HS-6 genome containing:
- a CDS encoding cation-translocating P-type ATPase, with protein sequence MSKEQSRPSYHVQSAEEVLKEVDSSREGLTSSQAQSRLEAYGKNELDEGEKRGLIAKFIDQFKDLMIIILLVAAALSVLTEGMDGLTDALIILAVVILNAAFGVYQEGQAEAAIEALKDMSSPLARVRRDGHVTEIDSKELVPGDIVLLEAGDVVPADMRLLEAASLKIEEAALTGESVPVEKDLNVDVAEDAGIGDRLNMAYQNSNVTYGRGSGVVANTGMYTEVGKIANMLANADETETPLKQSLTQLSKALTYLIVVIALITFLVGIFVRGEEPLNGLMVAVALAVAAIPEGLPAIVTIVLSMGTKTLAKRNSIVRKLPAVETLGSTEIIASDKTGTLTMNQMTVEKLYTNGHLQSSAADISAENNTLRVMNFANDTKVDPQGKLIGDPTETALVQFGFDHNFDVREVLQAEPRVAELPFDSDRKLMSTIHRETDHSYFVAVKGAPDQLLKRVTQIEENGQIRPITEADKKEILATNKDLAKQALRVLMMAYKRVDEIPTMESEIVEADLIFSGLVGMIDPERPEAAHAVEVAKEAGIRPIMITGDHQDTAEAIAKRLGIIEEDGQDHVLTGAELNELSDDDFQKVFRKYSVYARVSPEHKVRIVKAWQNEGKVVAMTGDGVNDAPSLKTADIGIGMGITGTEVSKGASDMVLADDNFATIIVAVEEGRKVFSNIQKSIQYLLSANMAEVFTIFLATLFGWDVLQPVHLLWINLVTDTLPAIALGVEPAEPGVMTHKPRGRKSNFFDGGVFGAVIYQGLLQTALVIGIYGWALMFPEHTDSQMMHADALTMTFATLGLIQLLHAFNVKSVYQSIFKVRPFSNPTFNWAIPVAFLILMMTIVVPGFNKLFHVSYLDAAQWLAVIIASLLIVVLVEIVKAVQRALGQDKKAI